Proteins found in one Salvelinus alpinus chromosome 11, SLU_Salpinus.1, whole genome shotgun sequence genomic segment:
- the LOC139533689 gene encoding gastrula zinc finger protein XlCGF57.1-like, whose translation MSKLQSFRMFLNERLTAAAVEILSAVEQTVADYQEENDRLRRLLRITPEIQLCRIESLQLSLAVSEDEVASEHQHCEQEWSPSLGQENPELPQIKEEQEELRTSQEEEQLQGLEADFKFTPSCVKSECDKEDPLQPFTSPQTQTVENRERDPKQVDLTPFVTVTHLKGLYIPCDPPDNQNNTSSHRSAVSSDPVGLDSSPPLDPSPPLEPSLSLDPSPPLDPSPPLNPNLSMGEHYIKPSTTSRKTHHCCDCGEMFALKADLQRHVTLFKKRLRECSFCRKRYNSTCKLKAHVRLCHSVKPYTCPVCSKTFKLKGDLSKHMRIHTGEKPFSCGDCGKSFNQKGSLKKHILTHTGDKPFSCADCGKSFNQKGNLRNHKLTHTAEKPFSCDDCGKSFNQKGSLKKHILTHTGDKPFSCADCGKSFNQKGNLRNHKLTHTAEKPFSCDDCGKSFNQKGSLKKHTLTHTGEKPFSCGDCGKSFNQKWKLSLHIQTHTVGKPFSCDECGKSFIQKGNLKSHKLTHTGEKQFSCDDCGKSFIHKGNLKSHKLTHTGEKPFSCDDCGKSFNQKSNLLTHVKNIHKGGKQDEN comes from the exons ATGTCTAAACTACAGTCGTTTCGTATGTTTTTAAATGAGCGTTTAACGGCGGCTGCTGTGGAGATTTTGAGTGCAGTTGAGCAAACGGTAGCGGACTATCAGGAGGAGAATGATCGGCTACGGAGACTGCTGAGGATCACACCAGAGATACAATTATGTAGAATAG aATCTCTGcaactctctctcgctgtctctgaaGATGAAGTTGCCTCTGAGCATCAGCACTGTGAGCAGGAGTGGAGCCCCAGTCTGGGGCAGGAGAACCCAGAACTTCCACagattaaagaggaacaggaggaactcaggaccagtcaggaggaagagcagcttcaaGGGCTGGAGGCTGATTTCAAATTCACTCCTTCCTGTGTGAAAAGTGAATGTGATAAGGAGGACCCACTTCAGCCCTTCACTTCTCCCCAAACCCAGACTGTGGAGAACCGAGAGCGTGACCCTAAACAAGTGGATCTCACACCTTTTGTTACTGTGACCCACCTTAAGGGTCTCTACATTCCCTGTGACCCTCCAGATAATCAAAACAATACCTCCAGCCACAGGTCAGCTGTAAGCAGTGACCCAGTAGGACTTGACAGCAGCCCGCCATTGGATCCCAGCCCACCATTGGAACCCAGTCTGTCATTGGATCCCAGCCCTCCATTGGATCCCAGCCCACCATTGAATCCAAACCTATCAATGGGGGAACACTATATCAAACCCAGCACCACGTCTAGAAAAACTCACCACTGCTGTGACTGTGGTGAAATGTTTGCTTTGAAAGCTGACCTGCAGAGGCATGTGACTCTCTTCAAGAAGAGACTTCGTGAATGCAGCTTCTGCAGAAAACGCTACAACTCCACCTGTAAACTAAAGGCCCATGTCCGACTCTGTCACAGTGTGAAACCCTACACCTGCCCTGTTTGTAGCAAGACCTTCAAACTCAAAGGAGATCTGTCCAAGCACATGaggattcacacaggagagaagccatttagctgtggtgactgtgggaaaagcttcaatcAGAAGGGGTCCCTAAAGAAGCATATACTTActcacacaggagataaaccatttagctgtgctgactgtgggaaaagcttcaatcAGAAGGGGAACCTAAGGAACCATAAACTGACTCACACAgcagagaaaccatttagctgtgatgactgtgggaaaagcttcaatcAGAAGGGGTCCCTAAAGAAGCATATACTTActcacacaggagataaacccTTTAGCTGTgctgactgtgggaaaagcttcaatcAGAAGGGGAACCTAAGGAACCATAAACTGACTCACACAgcagagaaaccatttagctgtgatgactgtgggaaaagcttcaatcAGAAGGGGTCCCTAAAGAAGCATacactgactcacacaggagagaaaccatttagctgtggtgactgtgggaaaagcttcaatcAGAAATGGAAACTATCTTTACATATCCAGACTCACACAGTAGGGAAACCATTCAGCTGTGATGAGTGTGGGAAAAGCTTCATTCAGAAGGGGAACCTTAAGAGCCATaaactgactcacacaggagagaaacaatTTAGCTGTGATGATTGTGGGAAAAGCTTCATTCACAAGGGGAACCTTAAGAGCCATaaactgactcacacaggagagaaaccatttagctgtgatgattgtgggaaaagcttcaatcAAAAGTCTAACTTACTGACGCATGTTAAAAACATCCACAAAGGAGGAAAACAGGATGAAAACTGA